The window CATCGTGGTGGGCTTCGGCTTCATCGCCGGTGGCTTCGGCGTCTCCACGCAGTGGAAGTAGCTCTGCCCTGAAGTTACCCACAGAGTTATCCACAGGCGGGGGAAAAGGTCAGACGATCTGTGGATAACTTCCCTCGCTGTTGACGCCGGTGTGACTACACACTTACGCACTGCGAGAGGGCGCGCCCCTTGTCCTGGCTGGTAAAACCCGGTCCAGCGACAAGGGGCACACCTGTTCGCCACGTCGTGCACAAGATCAGGCACGTTCTGTGGACAACCGCACCCCCGAAGCGCCGATTCCGCTCAGGTCAGCGCTGCGGTCCTCGCCAGGACGACGATCACGACCACGAGCAGGACCAGCGCGCAGGCGCCGTACTGCACGAGATTCCGGCGCTCGCGCGGTGCGTGGATCATGGCGATCGCGATCAGGGCTCCGGCGACGAGTCCCCCGACGTGCGCCTGCCAGGCGATCCGGCCCCACGGGTTGAAGGTGAAGATCAGGTTCACCACGAGCAGCGCGACGACCGGACGCAGGTCGTAGTTCATCCGCCGCATGAGCACCGCCGTGGCGCCCAGGAGACCGAATACGGCGCCGGAGGCCCCGAGCGAGCCCTGTGCGGGGCCTGCGATCAGGTAGGTGAGCGCGCCGCCCGCGAGCCCGGAGAGCAGGTACAGCGCGAGGTAGCGGACCCGGCCGAGTGCCGCTTCCAGAGGGCCTCCGAGCCACCACAGCCCCAGCATGTTGAAGGCGATGTGCCACACCTCCACGTGCAGGAACATCGACGTCACCAGGCGGTACCACTGCCCCTCGGCCACGCCCTCGTACCCGGCGGACGGGTCGTCCGTGGTGGCGCGGCCGAACAGCAGGAGATCGTCGAGGAACTCCGGCCTCGCCCAGACCACGACGAAGACGATGAGGTTGAGGGCGATCAGAATCTTGGTGATCAGCCTCGGGTCGGCCGCGACACCGCCGCCGGCCAGGGTCCGCGGCCGCGCGGCCGCGGTGTGATGGCCGGTCCCGGAGCCCTGGCGGACACATTCCGGGCACTGGAATCCGACCGATGCCCCGATCATGCAGTCCGGGCAGATCGGGCGCTCGCACCTGGTGCAGCGGATCCCGGTCTCCCGATCCGGGTGCCGGTAGCAGGTGGGAGGGCCGCCCGCAGCCGCGGACCCGTCCTGGCCTTCCGGCGGCTGCTGCTTCTCCATCGGTCACGGCCCCTTCGGTCCTCGTCCGGGGAGGCGGCGCACATGTGACCACCTGCTCGCCCGTTATGTAGCAGTACGGACGAGCAGCGCGGTTGGTTCCCGCACGGGTGGCCCGCCTGCCGGACGGTGCCTCCGTGCGGCCTGCCCGCCCGCTTGCCCGGGCGGTGACTCCGGCGGGACGCGATCGTCGGTCAGCGGGTCTCGACGACGACCGACTCGATCACGACGTCCTGGAGCGGCCGGTCGGTACGCGGGTTGGTCGGAGCGGCCGCGATGGCGTCCACGACCTTCCTGCCCGCCTCGTCGGCGACCTCGCCGAAGATGGTGTGCTTGCCGGTCAGCCAGGCGGTGGGCGACACCGTGACGAAGAACTGCGATCCGTTGGTGCCCGGCCCCGCGTTCGCCATCGCCAGCAGGTAGGGCTGGGTGAAGGCGAGATCGGGGTGGAACTCGTCGGCGAACTCGTACCCCGGGCCCCCCGTTCCGTTGCCGAGCGGGTCGCCGCCCTGGATCATGAAGCCGCTGATGACGCGGTGGAAGACGGTCCCGTCGTACAGCTTGTCCGTGGACTTCCGGCCGGTCCCCGGGTCGGTCCACTCACGCTCGCCCGTGGCGAGCTCGACGAAGTTCCTGACCGTCTTGGGCGCGTGGTTCGGCAGAAGCCGGATCGCGATGTCGCCGTGGTTGGTCTTCAAGGTGGCGTAAAGCTCCTCGGCCACGATCTGCCTTCCGTAAGTCCTCGCTGGTGACCCCCGATCCTCGCACGGCACACCCCCTCACCACCCCGGTCACCGCGCTGCGCCGGGGCCGCGCTCACCGTGTCGCCCGTTTTCCCCCACGCCTCTCCGGTCGGCCGCGCACGCGGGTGCGGCCATGTGCCCGACAGCGTGGAGCGCGCCGACACGAACCGTGGCAACGTCGCCGACACGCTCCCCCTGCACCGAACTGACCGAGAATGCCGACATGACCCGGATGCCCGTCCCGCATGGCGCTCTGTGCCTCAGCGGGCATGATTTCGAATTGGGTGGATAGGCGGAGTACCTACCCGCCACCAAGGAGGAGGATCCCGTGACCCGCATCGACAGCGTGCGCGCCGCAACCTACTCGGCGAAGGACAGCGCGCAGCACGCCGCGGAAGTGGTGGCGCCGTACGCCGACACAGCCAAGGAACAGGCCGCGCACTACGCCCAGGAGGCCCGCGCCCGCCTCGCGCCCAAGATGTCGAAGGCAGCCGCGCAGGCCCGCGTCCAGTACGACGCGTACCTCGCGCCTCGCATCGAGCAGGCACTGACCCACGTGCCCCCCAAGGTCGACGAGGCCGCGCACAAGGCGGCTGTACGGACGCGCAGTGCGGCCCGGACGGCGGCGGACTACACCGTGCCCCGTGTCGAGTACGCCGTGGCGGCGAGCCGCCCCATGGCGGAGGAGGCCACCGCACGCAGTACGGCCGCCCTGGCGGCGCTGCGCGGGCAGGTCACGGCCAAGGAGATCCACAAGCTCGTCAGGAAGCACGAGCGGCGGGCCAAGGCCGGCCGGGCGGCCAAGGGCCTCCTCGTGCTCGGTGTGCTGGCCGGCGGAGCCCTCGCCGCCTGGAAGTGGTGGGACAAGCAGGCCAACCCGGACTGGCTCGTCGAGCCGCCCGCCCCCACCGAGGTGGCTGACGATCGCGCTCCGCTGACCTCGGTGGACGGCAGCAGCACTTCCGTCCTCGACCCCGAGGTCCGCGTCAAGCAGGACGAGGCCGAGTCCGGCTCGGACCGTGCGGACGGCCGGGACGACAACCGCTGACCGACGACGCCGGCCCGGATCCCCGGGAAACGGACGTCTGCGAGGGGCGCCGGAGACCTCAGTGTCTCCGGCGCCCCTCGCCGTTTCACGTGAAACGGAGACGCGTACCGGTGGGATCCGGTGTCAGGCCGTGACAGCCCGGCACACCGGCCGCTTCCGCGGACCGATGAGCCTGAGGGGCACGTCTCGACGGGCGTGGGGGCACGTCTCGATGAGCCCGGGGGCAACGTCCGCCCACGACCGTGCCGATCCACGAGAAGAGCCCGGGCCACCTGCTTTCCGCAGGTGGCCCGGGCTCTTCGGATGTGGAGCCTAGGAGATTCGAACTCCTGACATCTGCCTTGCAAAGGCAGCGCTCTACCAACTGAGCTAAGGCCCCGAAACGAGGGCATCGCAGCGCACATCCCTGCCACGAGGTCCGTCGCAGAACAGAGTACCGGGTGACCCCCTGAAACCTGCAAAAGGATTGGGACTCCCGGTCTGGAACCGCTCTCCGTAAGATGCACGACGAGGTTCGCAGCAGCGAAGCCGCAGCGATGGGGAGACGCAATGGACGCAGCGCAGCAAGAGGCCACGGCTAGAGCCAGAGAGCTCCAGCGCAGCTGGTACGGGGAGCCGCTGGGAGCGCTCTTCCGCAGGCTGATAGACGACCTGGGCCTGAATCAGGCCCGGCTCGCCGCGGTGCTCGGGCTGTCGGCCCCGATGCTCTCCCAGTTGATGAGCGGCCAGCGCGCCAAGATCGGCAACCCCGCCGTGGTCCAGCGGGTCCAGGCGCTCCAGGAGCTGGCGGGCCTGGTGGCGGACGGCAGCGTCAGCGCGGGAGAGGCGACGGACCGGATGGAAGAGATCAAGAAGTCCCAGGGCGGCTCCGTCCTCACCAGCACCGGCCAGACC is drawn from Streptomyces sp. NBC_00178 and contains these coding sequences:
- a CDS encoding rhomboid family intramembrane serine protease, translating into MEKQQPPEGQDGSAAAGGPPTCYRHPDRETGIRCTRCERPICPDCMIGASVGFQCPECVRQGSGTGHHTAAARPRTLAGGGVAADPRLITKILIALNLIVFVVVWARPEFLDDLLLFGRATTDDPSAGYEGVAEGQWYRLVTSMFLHVEVWHIAFNMLGLWWLGGPLEAALGRVRYLALYLLSGLAGGALTYLIAGPAQGSLGASGAVFGLLGATAVLMRRMNYDLRPVVALLVVNLIFTFNPWGRIAWQAHVGGLVAGALIAIAMIHAPRERRNLVQYGACALVLLVVVIVVLARTAALT
- a CDS encoding peptidylprolyl isomerase, coding for MAEELYATLKTNHGDIAIRLLPNHAPKTVRNFVELATGEREWTDPGTGRKSTDKLYDGTVFHRVISGFMIQGGDPLGNGTGGPGYEFADEFHPDLAFTQPYLLAMANAGPGTNGSQFFVTVSPTAWLTGKHTIFGEVADEAGRKVVDAIAAAPTNPRTDRPLQDVVIESVVVETR
- a CDS encoding helix-turn-helix domain-containing protein; amino-acid sequence: MDAAQQEATARARELQRSWYGEPLGALFRRLIDDLGLNQARLAAVLGLSAPMLSQLMSGQRAKIGNPAVVQRVQALQELAGLVADGSVSAGEATDRMEEIKKSQGGSVLTSTGQTATTGGAPTVRRVVREIQSLLRSVAAAGDIIDAADSLAPAHPELAEFLRVYGAGRTADAVAHYEAHQS
- a CDS encoding DUF5324 family protein is translated as MTRIDSVRAATYSAKDSAQHAAEVVAPYADTAKEQAAHYAQEARARLAPKMSKAAAQARVQYDAYLAPRIEQALTHVPPKVDEAAHKAAVRTRSAARTAADYTVPRVEYAVAASRPMAEEATARSTAALAALRGQVTAKEIHKLVRKHERRAKAGRAAKGLLVLGVLAGGALAAWKWWDKQANPDWLVEPPAPTEVADDRAPLTSVDGSSTSVLDPEVRVKQDEAESGSDRADGRDDNR